In Musa acuminata AAA Group cultivar baxijiao chromosome BXJ3-11, Cavendish_Baxijiao_AAA, whole genome shotgun sequence, one DNA window encodes the following:
- the LOC135652111 gene encoding zinc transporter 8-like, producing MMMRGASLFFLAVLLLPLLVHGDCECSTDEAGRDKKKALPLKIAAIFSILVCGSIGVCIPILGKWWPALHPEKDVFFVIKSFAAGVILATGFVHILPDAFDGLTSSCLDPSPWQKFPFAGFGAMVAAIATLMMDTVATGYFSRSHSARARTAAVTDETKADMEAPHGMHGHNDVHVHSHANHGHIHEDPSAQQLIRHRVISQVLELGIVVHSVIIGISLGASETPSTIRSLLAALSFHQFFEGVGLGGCIVQANYQMKSMVTMGLFFSLTTPVGIAVGMGTSSVYDENSPTALVVEGLLDSASAGILIYMALVDLLAQDFTNPRVQSKPKLQLAMNISLLLGAALMSILAKWS from the exons ATGATGATGAGAGGTGCCTCGCTCTTCTTCCTCGCggtgcttcttcttcctctgcttgtTCACGGCGACTGCGAGTGCTCCACCGATGAGGCGGGCCGTGACAAGAAGAAGGCCCTCCCGCTGAAGATTGCAGCGATATTTTCCATCCTTGTGTGCGGCAGTATCGGCGTCTGCATCCCCATCTTAGGCAAATGGTGGCCCGCTCTTCACCCCGAAAAGGATGTCTTCTTCGTCATCAAGTCGTTCGCTGCCGGTGTCATTCTCGCCACCGGCTTCGTCCACATCCTCCCCGACGCTTTCGACGGCCTCACCTCCTCGTGTCTCGATCCGAGTCCTTGGCAGAAGTTTCCGTTTGCTGGGTTCGGCGCGATGGTCGCCGCGATCGCGACGCTGATGATGGACACTGTGGCCACCGGATACTTTAGCCGCTCGCACAGCGCTAGGGCTCGGACGGCGGCCGTGACCGATGAGACCAAGGCTGACATGGAGGCTCCCCACGGCATGCACGGGCACAACGACGTTCACGTACATAGCCATGCAAATCACGGTCACATTCACGAGGATCCTTCGGCTCAGCAGCTGATCCGCCATCGCGTTATCTCTCAG GTTTTGGAGCTCGGCATCGTGGTTCATTCCGTAATAATTGGGATTTCCTTGGGCGCATCGGAGACTCCATCTACGATAAGGTCTCTGCTGGCTGCTCTCAGCTTTCATCAGTTCTTTGAGGGTGTAGGGCTCGGAGGATGCATCGTGCAG GCGAACTACCAAATGAAGTCAATGGTAACGATGGGGCTCTTCTTCTCCCTCACGACACCGGTTGGGATTGCGGTAGGTATGGGAACATCATCGGTGTACGACGAAAACAGTCCCACAGCTCTCGTCGTCGAAGGTCTTCTGGATTCTGCCTCTGCCGGAATCTTGATTTATATGGCCCTCGTTGATCTGCTTGCCCAAGATTTTACGAATCCGAGGGTGCAGAGCAAACCCAAATTACAACTTGCCATGAACATCTCACTCCTTCTGGGAGCAGCACTCATGTCTATTCTTGCCAAGTGGTCTTAG
- the LOC103972246 gene encoding ferritin-1, chloroplastic: MAMLLKASAALALLSASSEASQPPSPAVLPSLSSSFAPFRSPRRMNRRVSTAVAAGSNHVITGVVFQPFEEIKSGVSLVPVAPDLSIARQKYADECEAAINVQINVEYTNSYIYHALFAYFDRDNVALKGFAKFFKESSQEERDHAEKLMEYQNKRGGRVNLQSIATPLSEFNHAEKGDALYAMELALCLEKLTNEKLLGLHDVAEKCNDAQMADFIESEFLEEQVEAIKKISEYVAQLRRVGKGHGVWHFDRMLLDEGKLHQA, translated from the exons ATGGCGATGCTTCTCAAGGCCTCCGCCGCTCTCGCTCTTCTTTCCGCCTCCTCCGAGGCCTCGCAGCCGCCTTCTCCCGCCGTCCTCCcttccttgtcttcttctttcGCTCCTTTTAGATCTCCGAGGCGAATGAACCGGCGCGTCTCAACGGCTGTCGCCGCCGGTTCTAACCATGTCATCACGGGAGTCGTGTTCCAGCCTTTCGAGGAGATCAAGAGCGGTGTCTCTCTCGTGCCGGTGGCCCccgacttgtccatcgctcgtcaGAAGTACGCCGATGAGTGCGAGGCTGCCATTAATGTACAGATCAA TGTCGAATACACTAATTCGTACATTTATCATGCCCTCTTCGCTTACTTCGATCGCGACAATGTGGCGCTGAAGGGCTTCGCCAA GTTCTTTAAGGAGTCGAGCCAAGAGGAACGGGACCATGCAGAGAAATTGATGGAGTACCAA AACAAGCGCGGAGGAAGAGTGAATCTTCAATCCATTGCTACGCCATTGTCCGAGTTTAATCACGCCGAGAAGGGTGATGCACTGTACG CAATGGAATTAGCCTTGTGTCTTGAGAAGCTGACAAACGAGAAATTACTCGGATTACATGAT GTGGCCGAAAAATGCAATGATGCTCAGATGGCAGATTTTATCGAGAGCGAATTCCTTGAAGAACAG GTGGAAGCCATCAAAAAGATATCTGAATATGTTGCTCAATTGAGAAGAGTGGGGAAGGGACATG GGGTTTGGCACTTTGATCGGATGCTGCTCGATGAAGGAAAGTTGCATCAGGCATAG
- the LOC103972247 gene encoding protein G1-like7, producing MDSTTSDNDHCPPGGEGPSSSSSAASTAGAAPGGTADKQPRASVAPLSRYESQKRRDWNTFLQYIRNQRPPLALAGCGGAHVIEFLRYLDQFGKTKVHAPGCAFFGCPNPPATCPCPLRQAWGSLDALIGRLRAAYEESGGKPETNPFAARAVRFYLREVRDSQAKARGIRYEKKKRKRTPPSTGGDAGEHSSTAAVLGGGGGGSGSSLLEGSTTAPPGGSSIP from the coding sequence ATGGACTCGACTACATCGGACAACGACCACTGCCCGCCGGGGGGGGAAggcccgtcctcctcctcctctgcagcttccaccgccggcGCGGCGCCCGGGGGAACCGCGGACAAGCAGCCCCGGGCGTCGGTGGCGCCGCTTAGCCGGTACGAGTCGCAGAAGCGCCGGGACTGGAACACTTTCCTGCAGTACATCCGGAACCAGAGGCCGCCGCTGGCGCTGGCGGGGTGCGGCGGCGCCCACGTGATCGAGTTCCTGCGGTACCTCGACCAGTTCGGGAAGACGAAGGTGCACGCGCCAGGGTGCGCTTTCTTCGGTTGCCCTAACCCGCCGGCGACGTGCCCGTGCCCGCTCAGGCAGGCCTGGGGCTCCCTGGACGCCCTCATCGGGCGCCTCCGAGCGGCGTACGAGGAGAGCGGGGGGAAGCCTGAGACCAACCCGTTCGCCGCCCGCGCCGTCCGCTTCTATCTCCGCGAGGTCCGGGACAGCCAGGCCAAGGCCCGGGGGATCCGCTACGAGAAGAAGAAGCGGAAGCGAACTCCGCCTTCTACCGGTGGGGATGCAGGTGAGCATTCTTCGACCGCCGCCGTcctgggtggtggtggtggtggttcagGTTCGAGCCTCCTGGAGGGATCTACTACTGCTCCGCCGGGTGGCTCATCTATCCCTTGA